The bacterium genome includes a region encoding these proteins:
- a CDS encoding type IV toxin-antitoxin system AbiEi family antitoxin domain-containing protein → MAKRPEDLFRENGGRLRMNEAIGLGMSRYMLYALRDRGVIEQVSRGIYRLVDLPPLGNTG, encoded by the coding sequence ATGGCCAAGCGACCCGAGGATCTCTTTCGCGAAAACGGTGGCCGACTCCGCATGAACGAGGCCATCGGCCTGGGTATGTCGCGTTACATGCTCTACGCGCTGAGAGACCGGGGAGTCATCGAGCAGGTGAGCCGGGGCATCTACAGGCTCGTCGACCTGCCCCCGCTCGGGAATACTGGGG